A region of the Arachis hypogaea cultivar Tifrunner chromosome 15, arahy.Tifrunner.gnm2.J5K5, whole genome shotgun sequence genome:
atcagcggtgcattcaaattccagccaatatcaggacacgttatgaattatcagttcagggtaccagcagcgggggataactctttgggtgtatagttttatagaatatgggtgtaaaagcactgttcttttgggtgtatCGTTGTTCATTGACAATttacatatagatacatatatagatacatatagaacaaaagctgtaaaaattcgcaggttatgggtgtatattttgatttgatgtttttcttcatattttagtacatgtaattcatacattttgaatacagcacatacagtttgggtgtattattagacttgcgttgggtgtaacagtttataatttgcgtttatatatgtcttgattttttccttcatattttaccacctgtaatacagcttttgaatacagcacagacagtttaacagtacagatagtttaactatggaaaaaaatatacatggaatagaagttgttgataaatggcaaatatttacatcatttgttcaatttacaaactacccagcagttggattacgcagtttctatatcagcagaatttatctgacaaaacggactcaataatacagaggatggcttcgacagccttatagcactactctctctaattgcccgatctctctgtttattcatctcactgaatagtatccgggaagcatactccactctatagtggtccacctcctcctacaattaaaaagtatattctgtttaaacagcaatattaatttagtaaagtaatacagagttatatagttctaaagacagttacctgtggccaattatcccattcatacttcccctttttaatgttttccggctcaattaactcaagccacttcataacgtagatagcgcagtcatagctgaaaacgaagaaaataaattacaaatctcatttacgaaagtttaatgttcagagtcacaaatttataccttgttttttggcctgatattttaacatatgatgctttaatttccttctccttctcgtcTTTCTGCAGAGGTTCCCCGCCGGCATATGCTctcaatcttgaaaatacatatcccttaaataccaaaacaaatcagtaatacacccgattgaatgcacaagatacacccaactgaatggaCAACATACACTCAACACAACTAACGaaatagacctatctattaaagtaaacaagacagaggcaacttacagtgaatttattaatctgctttctctcatcgcttggagcttttttgtgtagTGGGTCAAGTATATGACATTTCCGCTTCGTTGTATTTAtcacccataaccaccaatgccccgagtggcaaacaggtgcaaaaatctgaaggattgtcACATTTCAACAGTgcgttattttatttggcatataagtaaataagcgtactaacaaatttagcaaacgaaaacttacatatagatgcgaagttaatttttttctatctatgaagggaataaaactcgggtagtcttccaccctgaattccttATTCGTTTTCAGTGATATGAATTCCCCATCTGGGTGATCCAAAAGTGCCATGCTCTGCAAGAATTGCGAAACAAGAAATGAAATAGTGAAaatacacaacttacacccaatcGAACGTAAACAATACACCCAAttcaatacagaaaatacacccaaacatcgaagaagtaacacttaccacaatatcgggggggagacagtatatttgttcttgaaacctcttttcatttttctggttgaggatgaggcagatggcagatacaatctagaaatatatgccgaaatcaattttacattaataaacatggcagttgactttggtgtaaaaacattaatgttattctaatattacctgagattctatatcactttttgcctggagggatgcaaggtgcattctcatcaaaatgtattcATCTTGGGCAATGAGAGTGCACATCTCCTCATACTCGTTAGTATTGCCATCTGCGtcttccttcagtctcgtcccccagatgtagcacttttgtttcatatcatccgtaATCTGATTTGTTGccccaggagtttcaaactttccagaactttctcccccagtctctctctgaatttgtggacttttgTTTTTTTCCTTCGCCGCACTGCTTGCTATTTTTTGGACTAAATCGTCCAATTGTTCTATCAAATTTGCAGCTTCTAGAGATTTTgccctttctgtctcctgcgttgacgccccctcctggcttaaatcagtcaatccaaggctgaatgatggcacccctggatctgttttaggaacataggtTGCTGTTcgtgccatcatcaacagggcagcagcgtcttctgcggctggatgactgcgtcatcatgtataagaataagaataagaatatacggatgataagcaaagattgattttagtctgatgaacttacattttagttggagctgggggaagcgtgggtgtggtttcttgaagttgtttggggggtttcaggagtgctgcacagttacacaaaattaatcatgACGTCAAAAGAAATTAATCAGGaataatatacacccaaactgttagcaaatatacacccaaactctaaacaaatatacacccaatactatttcttacgtttctgtagtcccttcaatctgtagcataggggttggttcaaaatctgtctcagtggttgtttgggatgccggcacaaaaacctgaatcgggactctaaacaagaagaaaaaagaagggtTAACAAcgcttttgaaaataataaggttataaggtttaaatattcttggaaaactcacattgcaagcgcatccgacggtgtctgttccctcacaaccatcatattcgaatcagcgggactcaacctaaaatacacccaaagaaggtcaaaaaatacacccgaacaattcaaaaagaagacaggctttgttttttgagaacttacatacttgcagtttttgcttttttttcctgcctttttttttcttgaataaaataataaagggctttttttttctaaaaaaatatatacataattagaagtagaagggtaatagaagaacaaaagtaacggttatttgaaagagaaattacatgctctgtgatggctggtttacactactctgttctgtgcgtccttgagaggaaggatcatcacttccgaAGTTCACAGCCAGTATTCTAAAACAGATTTgatgttattcagacaaaataggatacaggtataaaatacactcaaatgaatgcacaagatacaaccaactgaatggacaatatacacccaacacaacaaacTTAATATCCCAacttaataaacaacatacacccaacttgatcaacACAATACACCGaaatggttccacaaaatacacccaaatcatgataacaagattttattaaata
Encoded here:
- the LOC140178993 gene encoding uncharacterized protein; amino-acid sequence: MMARTATYVPKTDPGVPSFSLGLTDLSQEGASTQETERAKSLEAANLIEQLDDLVQKIASSAAKEKNKSPQIQRETGGESSGKFETPGATNQITDDMKQKCYIWGTRLKEDADGNTNEYEEMCTLIAQDEYILMRMHLASLQAKSDIESQIVSAICLILNQKNEKRFQEQIYCLPPDIVSMALLDHPDGEFISLKTNKEFRVEDYPSFIPFIDRKKLTSHLYIFAPVCHSGHWWLWVINTTKRKCHILDPLHKKAPSDERKQINKFTGYVFSRLRAYAGGEPLQKDEKEKEIKASYVKISGQKTSYDCAIYVMKWLELIEPENIKKGKYEWDNWPQEEVDHYRVEYASRILFSEMNKQRDRAIRESSAIRLSKPSSVLLSPFCQINSADIETA